A genome region from Setaria italica strain Yugu1 chromosome III, Setaria_italica_v2.0, whole genome shotgun sequence includes the following:
- the LOC101766599 gene encoding uncharacterized protein LOC101766599 isoform X1 — MQQAAAPWAMKTLPVLRTHLCDPTRLAASSSSFHSTPASFAKWKNKWDCPKSEKGARKASRNYERYVVRQKRAEGKKALKDYLLYGKSSPHLQDGSTGSFANSHEIPRFKTFRKGPQSHWSQGVHNQRKSKKDKARFCNFFHEDHYVHPDEIFEAIFGTHRGFTWSHISWDDFRFRDRSFRFRWSGGESQRERIPSDSEDESEEDSRETTSVGSHAHRVILGLPPCGPLTLEDVKTAFRASALRWHPDKHPGSSQAVAEEKFKLCVNAYNSLCSVLKAA; from the exons ATGCAGCAGGCCGCCGCCCCATGGGCGATGAAGACCCTGCCCGTCCTAAGGACCCACCTCTGCGACCCCAcgcgcctcgccgcctcctcctcgtccttccACTCCACGCCCGCCTCCTTCGCCAAGTGGAAGAACAAATGGGACTGTCCCAAG AGCGAAAAAGGAGCGCGAAAGGCATCCAGG AATTATGAGAGGTATGTTGTTCGGCAAAAACGAGCAGAAGGAAAGAAGGCCCTAAAAGATTATCTTCTGTATGGAAAGTCCTCACCTCATTTACAG GATGGAAGCACAGGAAGCTTTGCTAATTCTCATGAAATTCCACGGTTCAAGACCTTTAGGAAAGGACCTCAGAGTCACTGGTCGCAAGGAGTACACAATCAAAGAAAGA GTAAAAAGGACAAGGCGAGGTTCTGCAACTTCTTCCATGAGGACCATTATGTGCACCCGGACGAAATCTTTGAAGCTATCTTTGGCACTCATCGTGGTTTTACTTGGTCCCATATATCATGGGACGATTTTCGCTTCAGAGACAGATCATTCAGATTTAGATGGAGTGGTGGTGAATCACAGAGAGAGAGAATTCCAAGTGACAGCGAAGATGAAAGCGAGGAGGATAGCAGGGAAACAACCAGCGTTGGTTCACATGCCCACAGGGTCATCCTTGGATTACCACCATGTGGTCCACTAACTCTAGAAGATGTTAAAACTGC TTTCCGGGCATCTGCTCTGCGGTGGCACCCTGACAAGCACCCGGGGTCTTCTCAG GCCGTGGCCGAGGAGAAGTTTAAGCTCTGCGTGAATGCGTACAATTCACTCTGCAGCGTCCTCAAGGCGGCTTAG
- the LOC101766599 gene encoding uncharacterized protein LOC101766599 isoform X2: MQSEKGARKASRNYERYVVRQKRAEGKKALKDYLLYGKSSPHLQDGSTGSFANSHEIPRFKTFRKGPQSHWSQGVHNQRKSKKDKARFCNFFHEDHYVHPDEIFEAIFGTHRGFTWSHISWDDFRFRDRSFRFRWSGGESQRERIPSDSEDESEEDSRETTSVGSHAHRVILGLPPCGPLTLEDVKTAFRASALRWHPDKHPGSSQAVAEEKFKLCVNAYNSLCSVLKAA, from the exons ATGCAGAGCGAAAAAGGAGCGCGAAAGGCATCCAGG AATTATGAGAGGTATGTTGTTCGGCAAAAACGAGCAGAAGGAAAGAAGGCCCTAAAAGATTATCTTCTGTATGGAAAGTCCTCACCTCATTTACAG GATGGAAGCACAGGAAGCTTTGCTAATTCTCATGAAATTCCACGGTTCAAGACCTTTAGGAAAGGACCTCAGAGTCACTGGTCGCAAGGAGTACACAATCAAAGAAAGA GTAAAAAGGACAAGGCGAGGTTCTGCAACTTCTTCCATGAGGACCATTATGTGCACCCGGACGAAATCTTTGAAGCTATCTTTGGCACTCATCGTGGTTTTACTTGGTCCCATATATCATGGGACGATTTTCGCTTCAGAGACAGATCATTCAGATTTAGATGGAGTGGTGGTGAATCACAGAGAGAGAGAATTCCAAGTGACAGCGAAGATGAAAGCGAGGAGGATAGCAGGGAAACAACCAGCGTTGGTTCACATGCCCACAGGGTCATCCTTGGATTACCACCATGTGGTCCACTAACTCTAGAAGATGTTAAAACTGC TTTCCGGGCATCTGCTCTGCGGTGGCACCCTGACAAGCACCCGGGGTCTTCTCAG GCCGTGGCCGAGGAGAAGTTTAAGCTCTGCGTGAATGCGTACAATTCACTCTGCAGCGTCCTCAAGGCGGCTTAG
- the LOC101767282 gene encoding uncharacterized protein LOC101767282, protein MDLHYGGRVGEAVAVGEAAYIAGAGAGGGVVDVVTRESAAQALGTVVQLHFDKTVEKKRAADAQKQELWRLFLAFFLFLALVLSAVAGSPPARLQCRHLWAPAGLLSLAHLAFYAAVAHHLRCLNGFRYQRRCHKLTLALAADRLRMLKSGGEVVPAADVEVPYQEPPESYLAKFKRSWAVHFAFLIATFAFSVAASVAILCF, encoded by the coding sequence ATGGATCTGCACTACGGCGGCCGCGtcggggaggcggtggcggtcgGCGAGGCGGCCTACAttgccggcgccggggccgggggcggcgtggTGGACGTCGTCACCCGCGAGTcggcggcgcaggcgctggGCACCGTGGTGCAGCTCCACTTCGACAAGACGGTGGAGAAGAagcgcgccgccgacgcgcagAAGCAGGAGCTCTGGCGCCTCTTCCTCGCATTCTTCCTCTTCCTGGCGCTCGtcctctccgccgtcgccggctcgccgcccgcgcgcctCCAGTGCCGCCACCTCTGGGCGCCCGCGGGGCTGCTCTCCCTCGCGCACCTCGCCTTctacgccgccgtcgcgcaCCACCTCCGCTGCCTCAACGGCTTCCGCTACCAGCGCCGGTGCCACAAGCTCaccctcgcgctcgccgccgacaGGCTCAGGATGCTCAAGTCCGGCGGGGAGGTCGtgcccgccgccgacgtcgaggTGCCCTACCAGGAGCCGCCCGAGAGCTACCTCGCCAAGTTCAAGCGCAGCTGGGCAGTCCACTTCGCCTTCCTCATCGCCACCTTCGCCTTCTCCGTCGCCGCATCCGTCGCAATCCTCTGCTTCTAG
- the LOC101769184 gene encoding uncharacterized protein LOC101769184 has translation MMSNGDFTRISEPEKSWAKTRNRNQNSRIQNPRIPNPKPIRCHPYFQYLLKVRRDLKLLLGAGLAQVLNAVFPVLASRKPVNTILVPTKQTKKKPGPNHSHHERLLGVARLLSQMAEPVMKAAIQITFLLARSFFIDLCTAVFSLLARIRVLIQQMLLMLFHYIIRLQILLRGSRLLRLASVECREYYPSMNDACTILECIWVKDKFVLHEKMKDSCQETQVEDQKPCGPESSTR, from the exons ATGATGTCCAATGGTGATTTTACTCGGATATCCGAACCCGAAAAATCATGGGCGAAAACCAGAAACCGAAATCAAAACTCGCGGATCCAAAACCCACGGATACCCAACCCAAAACCGATCCGCTGCCATCCATACTTCCAGTACCTCCTCAAG GTGAGGAGGGACCTGAAGCTGCTACTCGGCGCCGGTCTCGCCCAGGTCCTCAACGCCGTGTTCCCCGTCCTCGCATCCCGCAAGCCGGTCAACACGATCCTCGTCCCGACCAA GCAGACTAAGAAGAAACCTGGTCCGAACCACAGCCATCATGAGAGGCTTTTGGGTGTTGCCCGCTTGTTATCCCAG ATGGCTGAACCTGTCATGAAGGCAGCAAT TCAGATAACATTTTTACTTGCTAGATCATTCTTCATCGATCTTTGTACCGCGGTGTTTTCTTTGCTTGCACGAATAAGGGTCCTGATCCAACAG ATGTTATTGATGTTGTTTCATTATATAATAAGGTTACAGATCTTACTGAGAGGAAGCAGGCTGTTAAGATTAGCATCGGTGGAGTGCAG AGAATACTACCCCTCTATGAATGATGCTTGTACAATTCTGGAGTGTATATGGGTGAAAGATAAATTTGTTTTGCATGAAAAGATGAAAGATAGCTGTCAGGAAACACAAGTTGAGGATCAGAAGCCCTGTGGTCCTGAATCTTCCACTCGTTAG